Proteins encoded together in one Planctomyces sp. SH-PL14 window:
- a CDS encoding Ig-like domain-containing protein, whose amino-acid sequence MTIRYNCVKCGQLLKINDDLAGTPNKCPTCKTKFIVPSPSTAASTSDSQPNIISRPDDVGTSGAVPVVAAASAPAAAAAKGPEAPPAPSTATPVASAPAAAPAAAAPPKPPADEFDPTDVLMAGGPKKAPAKAAAPEKKNEDFDPTDVLMGDGPKKPAAKPAAAAAAPAGTAAAAPAAEKKADFDPADFLMEGKPKKAAVPAPSPAKSAPAAKKSDPAVAAVAEAPAAAVPAPEGDPNFDPADFLMAEKAKAEAPPPEAPKGPPGPGAPPAPRRWGTRASTAPPASAAAAAAGATLAAVAPAVVADPNLADMPSAQPTMVKLPQEAKREPIDIRKAIRAVGWRRWSLLVVSLGFSTGLYWYLNQPKLEVPPLGQVSGVVTLDGKPVSGATVYFAPEKREYKRDKVSRGLPLRTATGLTDADGRYSLTYVDTVSGTFLGTNRVSVQPMMDEKGKNKVPTAWGRESKNTFDVVEGANPQFDVVMKSGTGK is encoded by the coding sequence ATGACCATTCGATACAACTGCGTCAAATGCGGTCAGCTCCTGAAGATCAACGATGATCTGGCGGGGACGCCGAACAAGTGCCCGACCTGCAAGACGAAGTTCATCGTCCCCAGCCCGTCGACGGCGGCGTCGACGAGCGACTCTCAGCCGAACATCATCTCCAGGCCGGACGATGTGGGGACATCGGGCGCGGTCCCGGTTGTTGCGGCGGCATCGGCTCCGGCCGCGGCGGCCGCCAAGGGGCCGGAAGCTCCGCCGGCTCCGTCGACGGCGACTCCGGTCGCGAGCGCTCCGGCCGCAGCTCCCGCTGCCGCGGCGCCCCCCAAGCCTCCGGCGGATGAGTTCGATCCGACGGACGTTCTGATGGCCGGCGGCCCCAAGAAGGCGCCGGCGAAGGCCGCGGCACCGGAGAAGAAGAACGAGGACTTCGATCCGACCGACGTCCTCATGGGAGACGGCCCCAAGAAGCCCGCGGCCAAACCTGCGGCAGCGGCAGCCGCACCGGCCGGAACTGCGGCGGCCGCCCCCGCGGCGGAGAAGAAGGCCGACTTCGACCCCGCCGACTTCCTGATGGAGGGGAAGCCGAAGAAGGCCGCCGTCCCCGCCCCCTCTCCGGCCAAGAGCGCCCCGGCCGCCAAGAAATCGGATCCTGCTGTCGCGGCCGTTGCGGAAGCCCCCGCGGCCGCCGTACCGGCTCCGGAGGGGGATCCCAACTTCGATCCCGCGGACTTCCTGATGGCCGAGAAGGCCAAGGCGGAGGCTCCCCCGCCGGAAGCTCCCAAGGGACCTCCCGGTCCCGGCGCTCCCCCGGCTCCGCGGCGGTGGGGGACCAGGGCCTCGACCGCTCCTCCCGCGTCGGCTGCCGCGGCCGCCGCTGGCGCCACGCTGGCGGCCGTCGCACCGGCGGTCGTCGCCGATCCCAATCTGGCCGACATGCCCTCCGCGCAGCCGACGATGGTCAAGCTGCCGCAGGAGGCGAAGCGCGAGCCGATCGACATCCGCAAGGCGATCCGGGCCGTCGGCTGGCGGCGGTGGTCGCTCCTCGTAGTGTCCCTCGGGTTCAGCACAGGACTTTACTGGTACCTCAACCAGCCGAAGCTCGAAGTCCCGCCGCTGGGGCAGGTGAGCGGCGTTGTGACGCTGGATGGAAAGCCAGTGTCGGGGGCGACGGTCTACTTTGCTCCGGAGAAGCGGGAGTACAAGCGGGATAAGGTCTCCCGGGGGCTGCCCCTGCGGACCGCGACGGGGCTCACGGACGCCGACGGGCGTTATTCGCTGACCTACGTCGACACCGTGTCCGGCACGTTCCTGGGGACGAACCGGGTCTCGGTCCAGCCGATGATGGACGAAAAGGGGAAGAACAAGGTCCCGACCGCCTGGGGCCGCGAATCGAAGAACACGTTCGACGTCGTCGAGGGGGCCAATCCTCAGTTCGACGTCGTCATGAAGTCGGGAACAGGGAAGTAG
- a CDS encoding DNA translocase FtsK gives MLDFSRVKTDLFALALFAAVCFSALSLYSFDPADFPSTQVWPQNPQIQNLCGEKGAAVALGLLTAFGTGAWALVAALFLFNLRLFCRENVSDLLLRVLGIVMMAAACSIAFQLLMPTLGRGPVVGSGGYVGAWSRAWMLEHLSTAGSLIVAVTIFAAGLMLAADRLFLRVAYTVTIAPLVLVLSPILTRRARTVEDAPLIESPKPAAEAVIPVPAPEPVAPPEPEPLDEEPEEPEPLPVSVAPPVEPEPAAPSSPGPIRSLLSLFAPGLAPVAEAEPVEEAVTLPITTPSGFKINPPVACPVSVPQSATSHELPPIDLLEEGEEFPFELLAEKAQQSAAVLEKTFTQFGLNVKVTEISTGPVVTLFELDLEPGLRVAKVVALQDDLAIALRVPAVRVVSPIPGKNTVGVEVPNSKRVMVRMRDLMESGGEALEKIRIPLFLGQDVTGRALVVDMAKMPHLLIAGRTGTGKSVCLNTLILSMLLTRTPDEVRLLMIDPKMVELSPYTRLPHLMHPVITDMKKAEAVLAWAVDKMEERYDLLARVGVRHIDNYNKMGREKVLDRLGISPNDPEAADIPEKIPFIVIIADEMADMIMTSGKDVEGHIIRLAQKSRAVGIHLVLATQKPTVDVITGLIKSNLPARIAFQVASKNDSRVVLDENGAERLLGHGDMLYLAPGTSALTRAQGTYVSDEEVNSVIEFFADQPTQYSAEIEQATSRAEESDEDEEGPRVRDPKYDQAVEIVIREGRGSCSLLQRTMGLGYGRASRMIDHMAADGIVGHHNGSKHRDVVMTLEEWHQRKNELDDE, from the coding sequence ATGTTGGACTTCAGCCGCGTCAAAACCGACCTCTTCGCCCTCGCGCTGTTTGCCGCGGTCTGCTTCTCCGCGCTCAGCCTCTACAGCTTCGACCCCGCCGACTTCCCCTCCACGCAGGTCTGGCCGCAAAACCCGCAGATCCAGAACCTCTGCGGAGAGAAGGGAGCCGCCGTCGCCCTCGGTCTCCTCACCGCCTTCGGCACCGGCGCCTGGGCCCTCGTCGCCGCCCTGTTCCTCTTCAACCTCCGCCTCTTCTGCCGCGAGAACGTCAGCGACCTCCTCCTCCGCGTCCTCGGCATCGTCATGATGGCGGCCGCCTGCTCCATCGCCTTCCAGCTCCTCATGCCGACCCTCGGCCGCGGACCGGTCGTCGGCAGCGGCGGCTACGTCGGAGCCTGGAGCCGCGCCTGGATGCTGGAGCATCTCTCGACCGCCGGCTCCCTCATCGTCGCCGTCACGATCTTCGCCGCCGGCCTCATGCTCGCCGCCGACCGGCTGTTCCTCCGCGTCGCCTACACGGTCACGATTGCCCCGCTCGTCCTCGTCCTCAGCCCGATCCTCACCCGCCGCGCCCGGACCGTCGAAGACGCTCCGCTCATCGAATCTCCCAAACCGGCCGCCGAAGCGGTCATCCCCGTCCCCGCCCCCGAACCCGTCGCGCCCCCCGAGCCGGAACCGCTCGACGAGGAACCCGAAGAACCGGAACCGCTCCCGGTCTCCGTCGCGCCGCCGGTCGAGCCCGAACCCGCGGCCCCGTCGAGCCCCGGCCCGATCCGGTCGCTCCTCTCGCTCTTCGCGCCGGGCCTGGCCCCGGTCGCCGAGGCTGAGCCGGTCGAGGAAGCGGTCACGCTCCCGATCACGACGCCGTCCGGGTTCAAGATCAACCCGCCGGTCGCCTGCCCGGTCAGCGTTCCGCAGTCCGCCACGTCGCACGAACTCCCGCCGATCGACCTCCTCGAAGAGGGGGAAGAGTTCCCATTTGAACTGCTCGCCGAGAAGGCCCAGCAGTCCGCCGCCGTCCTGGAGAAGACGTTCACGCAGTTCGGCCTGAACGTGAAGGTCACCGAGATCAGCACCGGTCCCGTGGTCACGCTCTTCGAGCTCGACCTCGAGCCGGGCCTCCGTGTCGCCAAGGTCGTCGCCCTGCAGGACGACCTCGCGATCGCGCTCCGCGTCCCGGCGGTCCGCGTCGTCTCGCCAATCCCCGGCAAGAACACGGTTGGCGTCGAAGTCCCGAACTCCAAGCGAGTCATGGTCCGGATGCGGGACCTGATGGAGTCCGGCGGCGAAGCGCTCGAGAAGATCCGGATTCCGCTGTTCCTCGGTCAGGACGTCACCGGCCGCGCGCTCGTGGTCGACATGGCCAAGATGCCGCACCTGCTCATCGCCGGGCGGACGGGAACCGGGAAGAGCGTGTGTCTCAACACGCTCATCCTTTCGATGCTGCTGACGCGCACGCCCGACGAAGTGCGGCTGCTGATGATCGACCCCAAGATGGTCGAGCTCAGCCCGTACACGCGGCTGCCGCACCTGATGCACCCCGTCATCACCGACATGAAGAAGGCCGAGGCGGTCCTCGCCTGGGCGGTCGACAAGATGGAGGAGCGGTACGACCTGCTGGCCCGCGTCGGGGTACGGCATATCGACAATTACAACAAGATGGGCCGCGAGAAGGTCCTCGACCGGCTGGGAATCTCGCCCAACGATCCGGAAGCGGCCGACATCCCGGAGAAGATCCCGTTCATTGTGATCATCGCCGACGAAATGGCGGACATGATCATGACCTCAGGCAAGGACGTCGAAGGGCACATCATCCGTCTCGCGCAGAAGTCGCGGGCGGTCGGGATCCACCTCGTCCTGGCGACCCAGAAGCCGACGGTCGACGTCATCACCGGCCTGATCAAGTCGAACCTGCCGGCGCGGATCGCGTTCCAGGTGGCGAGCAAGAACGACAGCCGCGTCGTGCTGGACGAGAACGGTGCCGAGCGGCTGCTCGGGCACGGGGACATGCTGTATCTCGCACCTGGGACCAGCGCGCTGACGCGGGCCCAGGGGACCTATGTCAGTGACGAGGAGGTGAACTCGGTCATCGAGTTCTTTGCCGATCAGCCGACGCAGTATTCTGCCGAGATTGAGCAGGCGACGTCCCGGGCCGAGGAATCGGATGAGGACGAGGAGGGACCGCGGGTCCGTGATCCGAAGTATGATCAGGCGGTCGAGATTGTGATTCGTGAGGGGCGTGGGAGCTGTTCGTTGTTGCAGCGGACGATGGGTCTGGGATACGGCCGGGCGTCGCGGATGATCGACCACATGGCGGCGGATGGGATTGTGGGGCATCACAATGGGTCGAAGCATCGGGATGTTGTGATGACGCTGGAGGAGTGGCATCAGAGGAAGAACGAGCTCGATGACGAATAG
- a CDS encoding DUF1080 domain-containing protein, giving the protein MSRKTLAALALVAFGFTAPVTVPAADKVEEGFKVIFDGKSLDGWKINEKKETWTLKDGMLIAKGDRSHIFYVGDDKPFKNFELKVDCKAENNSNGGIYFHTKFQEEGWPKYGFEAQVNNSYNSDPRKSGSLYAVSDVKEQHIPDGEWWTETITVKDKHVTIKLNDKVVVDYEEPADKVAGNDFTRKIDSGTFALQGHDPGSTVYYKNIRVKRLD; this is encoded by the coding sequence GTGTCGCGTAAGACGTTGGCCGCGCTCGCGCTGGTCGCATTCGGATTCACTGCCCCCGTGACGGTCCCGGCGGCGGACAAGGTCGAAGAGGGCTTCAAGGTGATCTTCGACGGCAAGAGCCTCGACGGCTGGAAGATCAACGAGAAGAAGGAGACCTGGACCCTCAAGGACGGCATGCTGATCGCCAAGGGGGACCGAAGCCACATCTTCTACGTCGGCGACGACAAGCCGTTCAAGAACTTCGAGCTCAAGGTCGACTGCAAGGCCGAGAACAACAGCAACGGCGGGATCTACTTCCACACGAAGTTCCAGGAAGAGGGCTGGCCGAAGTACGGCTTCGAGGCCCAGGTCAACAACTCCTACAACTCCGATCCGCGGAAGTCCGGAAGCCTCTACGCCGTCTCCGATGTCAAGGAGCAGCACATTCCGGACGGCGAGTGGTGGACCGAGACGATCACCGTCAAGGACAAGCACGTCACGATCAAGCTCAACGACAAGGTCGTGGTCGACTACGAAGAGCCGGCCGACAAGGTCGCGGGGAACGACTTCACCCGCAAGATCGACAGCGGCACCTTCGCCCTCCAGGGGCACGATCCCGGCAGCACCGTGTACTACAAGAACATCCGCGTGAAGCGGCTGGACTAG
- a CDS encoding VOC family protein, with protein MFQGLRTTIYQVGDLTRATEWYTQALGFGPYFDQPFYVGFNVGGYELGLQANAPAAGPVENVVAYWGVEDVAATVARLQQLGATEHSAPMDVGEGIIVATVRDPFGNVFGVIRNPHFRVAPSGG; from the coding sequence ATGTTTCAGGGACTGCGGACGACGATCTATCAGGTGGGCGACCTCACGCGGGCGACGGAGTGGTACACCCAGGCGCTCGGGTTCGGCCCGTACTTCGATCAGCCGTTCTATGTCGGCTTCAACGTCGGAGGCTATGAGCTGGGGCTTCAGGCCAATGCCCCCGCGGCCGGGCCGGTCGAGAATGTCGTGGCCTACTGGGGGGTTGAGGACGTCGCGGCGACGGTGGCGCGGCTCCAGCAGCTCGGGGCGACGGAGCACTCGGCCCCCATGGACGTGGGGGAGGGGATCATCGTCGCCACGGTCCGCGACCCGTTCGGCAACGTCTTCGGTGTGATCCGCAATCCGCATTTCCGCGTTGCTCCGTCCGGCGGATGA
- a CDS encoding DUF1559 domain-containing protein — MNVQREGFSLVEFVIALAVLAIVAAIALPAVNRAREAARQTTCLDNLRRLGAGVHTYQTTHKVFPPGQLNSKFLTNVAPGFCADPAEAIKPTPGGQGTSWIVQVLPHIEQAALHKSWNFKQNVLGNAQAASVEIAGLYCPSRRTNLSPAVYGNVQRVAADWTGGGNDYAGCAGSGIVFDDKTRATYVLSPEQVAATAGGDGWSPYNQDPLNAGIFGVNSRIRLEDIGDGASQTMLICERRLTDSAGPESQISSDGWAWGGPATLMSCRLLPHTGVVFSRGLVPAPPTGGEPGHFDEADSSHPGIVNVCLADGSARAVSFNISLSTWRELGSANGGVPVRLPD, encoded by the coding sequence ATGAACGTGCAGCGCGAAGGATTCTCGCTCGTGGAATTCGTCATCGCCCTCGCGGTGCTGGCGATCGTGGCCGCCATCGCGCTCCCGGCCGTCAACCGGGCCCGCGAGGCAGCCCGGCAGACCACCTGCCTCGACAATCTCCGCCGCCTGGGAGCGGGGGTCCACACCTACCAGACCACCCACAAAGTCTTTCCCCCCGGCCAGCTCAACAGCAAGTTCCTGACGAACGTCGCTCCCGGCTTCTGCGCCGACCCGGCCGAGGCGATCAAGCCGACGCCCGGCGGACAGGGGACGAGCTGGATCGTCCAGGTCCTTCCGCACATCGAGCAGGCGGCCCTGCACAAGTCCTGGAACTTCAAGCAGAACGTCCTGGGGAATGCCCAGGCGGCCTCCGTCGAGATCGCCGGGCTCTACTGCCCGTCGCGGCGGACGAACCTTTCGCCGGCGGTCTACGGGAACGTCCAGCGGGTCGCGGCGGACTGGACCGGCGGGGGGAACGACTACGCCGGGTGCGCGGGTTCCGGGATCGTGTTCGACGACAAGACCCGGGCCACGTACGTCCTGAGCCCCGAGCAGGTCGCGGCGACGGCGGGCGGCGACGGCTGGTCGCCGTATAATCAGGACCCGCTCAACGCCGGGATCTTCGGCGTCAACTCGCGGATCCGGCTGGAGGACATCGGCGACGGAGCTTCGCAGACGATGCTGATCTGCGAACGGCGGCTGACGGATTCAGCCGGCCCGGAGAGTCAGATCAGCAGCGACGGCTGGGCGTGGGGCGGTCCGGCGACGCTGATGAGCTGCCGGCTCCTGCCGCACACCGGGGTCGTGTTCAGCCGCGGCCTGGTCCCCGCCCCTCCGACCGGGGGAGAGCCGGGCCACTTCGACGAAGCGGACAGTTCCCATCCCGGCATCGTCAACGTCTGCCTGGCGGACGGTAGCGCCCGGGCGGTCAGTTTCAACATCAGCCTCAGCACGTGGCGCGAGCTCGGCTCCGCCAACGGCGGCGTCCCGGTCCGGTTGCCGGATTGA
- a CDS encoding Tad domain-containing protein, producing MQTRSRIHRSSSLHARHRSRGGILFLVSLFVMLGMTMLLVAIINIARQIDDKVRRQNAADAATRSGAGMLARGMNQVAFANHLEGDVFALAALTYGLEGIDDPYARQYAPLRPLFEQILAERAVGEYRFDVLQQTPLLAQQTAGEISRRHGLPNGAGGGGPTGSTSTLNALLWTNQLVVIGNDPSLETGYATRTLPVIDLERDLPPQDAGVPLDPTIAALQQDAVDERNRMARGALSAWLAEIRYYYYRMDPLNPPPMPPQIRDRSRERLRQLLEDEYPTNNIPAMFRPDNGNPLTSGNDPRYFEYVGIVYGQHRAEEGTALFQSPLRRTSNPLAYAQARVFVPKRREQFRNLSYTGTNGTLVEEIGWEVYYTSLGGSRSGPYPNTDDWPQDWNTFTQNWTVQLVPATSQAVPVLLQTPPPGVQGFQMPNLTGTDWQQFNLLNTH from the coding sequence ATGCAAACCCGATCCCGCATTCATCGCTCGTCCTCCCTCCACGCTCGGCATCGGAGCCGCGGCGGCATCCTCTTCCTCGTCTCCCTCTTCGTGATGCTGGGGATGACGATGCTGCTGGTGGCGATCATCAACATCGCCCGGCAGATCGACGACAAGGTCCGCCGCCAGAACGCCGCCGACGCCGCGACCCGCTCCGGGGCCGGAATGCTGGCCCGCGGGATGAACCAGGTCGCCTTCGCCAACCACCTGGAGGGGGACGTCTTCGCCCTCGCCGCGCTGACCTACGGCCTGGAGGGGATCGACGATCCCTACGCCCGGCAGTACGCGCCGCTGCGGCCGCTCTTCGAACAGATCCTCGCCGAGCGGGCGGTCGGCGAGTACCGCTTCGACGTCCTCCAGCAGACCCCGCTCCTCGCGCAGCAGACCGCGGGCGAGATCTCGCGGCGGCACGGCCTTCCGAACGGCGCCGGAGGAGGGGGCCCGACCGGGTCCACCTCGACGCTCAACGCCCTGCTGTGGACGAACCAGCTCGTCGTCATCGGAAACGACCCGAGCCTGGAGACCGGCTACGCCACCCGGACGCTGCCGGTCATCGACCTGGAACGGGATCTCCCTCCCCAGGACGCTGGCGTGCCGCTCGATCCGACGATCGCCGCGCTCCAGCAGGACGCGGTCGACGAGCGGAACCGGATGGCCCGCGGGGCGCTTTCGGCCTGGCTGGCCGAGATCCGGTACTACTACTACCGGATGGACCCGCTCAATCCTCCGCCGATGCCGCCGCAGATCCGCGACCGTTCCCGGGAGCGGCTGCGGCAACTGCTCGAAGACGAGTACCCGACGAACAACATCCCCGCCATGTTCCGGCCGGACAACGGCAACCCGCTGACGAGCGGAAACGACCCGCGGTACTTCGAGTACGTCGGGATCGTCTATGGACAGCACCGGGCCGAGGAGGGGACGGCGCTCTTCCAGAGTCCTCTCCGCCGCACGTCGAATCCCCTCGCCTACGCCCAGGCCCGGGTCTTCGTCCCCAAGAGACGCGAGCAGTTCCGGAATCTCTCCTACACCGGAACCAACGGAACGCTCGTGGAGGAGATCGGGTGGGAGGTCTACTACACGAGCCTGGGGGGGAGCCGCAGCGGCCCCTATCCCAACACGGACGACTGGCCGCAGGACTGGAACACGTTCACGCAGAACTGGACGGTGCAGCTCGTCCCCGCCACCTCGCAGGCGGTCCCGGTCCTGCTGCAGACCCCTCCGCCGGGCGTCCAGGGATTCCAGATGCCGAACCTGACCGGCACCGACTGGCAGCAGTTCAACCTGCTCAATACGCACTGA